One Mus pahari chromosome 10, PAHARI_EIJ_v1.1, whole genome shotgun sequence genomic window, GTGTTACCTGTTTTCGTGGTGGCTGCTATTGTGAATGgcatgagatggaatctcactgTAGAGTGTATatgcttttctttgattattagtaattttttaacatttaaacatGTTTACTGGGTATTGTTACTTTGTTACATGTCAACTGTTTGTACACTTTATTAGCCTTGCCATTGATTGTGTTGTTCGGTGTCAGCTATTCAAATTTTTTTTGTATGCTCTAGATCTTGATCTTCCATGTAACatataacttaaatattttttctaatctGTTAGCTGTCTTTTCACTTTAATTATACCTTCTGTCTAGTTCATAAGCCTTTCAATACTATGCAAATTTACTTTCTCTTATATCCTGAGCTGCTGGAATCTTTTCAGTAACTCCTTGCCTATGCCTATGTCTTATACTATTATCTCCGTAGTTTCCTCTAAGATTTTCAGATCTTCTGTTATGATCTTTGTTGCAGTCACAACTGATTTTAGTACAGGTGAGATATGGGCATCCAGGTACATTCTTTACATGTGTGATATTCAGTTTGGTTAACACTGTTGAAAAGACTATCCTTTCTACAATGTATATTTTGGCATCAGTGACACTATTAGTGGAGACAAGAACATGTGACAAGATGAGTCTTAGGGCCAAGGGGGAATAAGATTCTATTATTATTCTGTTAAAGGGTGATAGTTAAAAATCATTCtgtttttgttagatattttatttatttacatttcaagtgatatcCTCTTTCTCTGTTTACCCCCCGGAAATACTttatcccctccccttgcttctttgAGAGTGTacccccatctacccacccactcccacatctctGCCCTTGTACAATAAATTATTACTATATCCTTAGTTCATGCACCTATTAAtccataccagaaaaaaaaatattcttggaGTAGATGACAATCCATATAGAGACTCACTTCTTATTAACATGCAGAGAACAAGAAACTTTGGGACACTCAACAATAAATGGGAAATTCAAATCATACCAATCACCTCAGGTTCAGGGATGTTCACAGATTAGGgtacaaaaaaattataagagCCTTAGGTGGGAGTATATAACTTCAAGCAAAGAGGCAATTAACATGAAAAGCTTCTGAAAAGGTTTGTGTAACCCTTCTGCTGTAGCGCTTCCCtaatacagagaaaaatatttaaaaggattcAACATATAACAGGGGAAGACAATGCCTTCAATAGACACTTTAAGCCACCAAATACAACCTGTGGTTCCCCAAAACAGGTTACATGTTAAAATTTTGACTAAAGTAGTACCATAGACTGACCCACCccaaacattacaggctattgccaaggctattatTGACACCAAGGTCTTATTTCTGGCACAAGTTAATGTCTCTGACTAAGGAGACATTCAGCTAGTACTCAGCTAGAGGACTCCAGCTGGCTATCATACACAGTGGAGGAGGCATCTTGCATGAtactggaggagagagaaaagccaaaaagataatcaaaacaaaactaaccaaccaaaagTTCTAATCATTttctatgaaatatatttaatgaatcaGCATGTTCCAATCACTGTGGGACCCCAAGGGATATTGGTACTGTGGGATGAATTTCAAGTTTGCCCAAAGGAATTTTTGGTCCCTTAGTAATTTTGGAGAGTCAGAAATAATTGAGATTCAGTTTAAcgttattatcttttctttttaatcttagaaATGTCTGCAATTGGGggatttccattttcttattttcgccattttattgtttttaaattagacaTCAACAATCCTATGGTTTCTTAGCTACAGAAAAGACCTATGATTTTTCTCATATTCGGACAGTTGTTTCTAAATTTGTTTAGTCTTTTTGGTACATTCCCCTATTGCAAGCATGCACTTTCATGTCCAGCTGTTTAAGATTAAATGTGAGATCTTGAAGaaaatttcactattttaaaattctgtttttaacaaTACTTCAGATCTGTCAGCCCCTTTGACAGTGTGTTGTATGTTTTATTTGGTGTTGTTACCTTCTTCCTTTTAAGGAGAAATCTTACTGATTACTCTTTTGCaatgtttcctttatatttttatttatcagaaCTTTTACAGGATTACTCTTAATCCGGAtaccttcttttgttttctctcatttcttccacttcctttttgctcacctttcttttccttcccactcCCCTTCTCCCACCATCTGTTCCCAGTCACTGCCTGTTGTAATTCCCTCTGAAACTCATGTTAGTTTATTCTCTACAGTGCTAGTCATTTTTTATTATGCCCTGGATATATTAATCTTTCTAAATACTAAAGttgtttcaattttttgagaccaaagagaaaaaaattaatggctCCTGATGGCATCCCAAAAGGAATACAACATTGATTTTGACATTTGGAGCTTATTATAGTTCACTGTTACTAATGTTAACTGAGTCCATGTTACAGGCATGTGAGTAAAGACATTGAGTATTCTCAGCAAACCCGAGTAATATTCAAGGATGAAatctatagttttcttttttcttttttctttttttttttgctttttttgttttttgtttattttttatttttttattttatttttatttatttatttatttttgagacagggtttctctgtgtagccctggctgtcctggaactcactctgtacaccaggctggcctcgaactcagaaatttgcctgcctctgccttatagtttttttaattattatttttctttctttcataatttaAGACCTCTTCTCTGGAATTCACTTTGATAGCCTCTGAGAATTAGCTTTGTTTCTACATGACTTACGGATGTAGTCCTTGTCCTCAtttttgcttaaaaacaaaagcattggCAATCTCTTTATCGTTGACTTTGGAGACATATGTAGCTCATGTGTAGTCATAGATGTCTGGTAAGggacttcattcttttttttttttttttttcgagacagggtttctctgtatagccctggctgtcctggaactcactttgtagaccaggctggcctcaaactcagaaatccgactgcctctgcctcccaagtgctgggattaaaggcatgcgccaccactgcccagctaagggACTTCATTCTTATACACCTATTTCTAGAGCATGCCATGTATATATCAGGTTTAATTGCTTTAAGTGCTTCATAAGTCACTCTGACATAAAGAGTCAATATTCCTTTTAGGCTATGGATTTAGATTAGgaaatatatgtgatatgtatgaAAAAAGACATTATAAGGAAGCCCACACTATGGGATGTATGGAGAATTCAAAGTGGAAGGGACAGTTTATCTACTTTTTTATTTGGAGAGTGCCCAAAGTGGCAGTAATACATGTGAAACTGGAGCACAGGTGATGTGAAGGAAGGATGAGgaatgaggaagaaggaagggttggGTGTGACAGTAGATGGAATGGAAGTGCAGAGGGATAAGTTTCAGATGAGTTAATTAACACTAACCTTTGAGAAGTTATGTGTAAACCTACTTCTATACAAACTTCCTAAAGTATACTCATGCATAAAATGGGTTCAAATGTAATAACCCTATAATTGGGAAAGAGTGTTCCTCTTAGACACCACATGCACTCAAATCAAAACCCAGAACAAAGAAtaagttttcttttgttggaCTTGTTTACCATAATCTCTAATAGaacaccctccccccaaattACAGGCTACTGATACTTTTATTGGTTATCCCTAAACTTCATGATTACATTGTAGAGAATACCATATAGTCAAGTCATTACAAGGTGAAAGAAAGCCTTAcatccagatttaaaaaaaattccatgtcTACATATGTGCATTTTTGTActtgcctttctttctcagtctttcctatttttctttcttttcttttcttttctttttttctttttttttttttttttttttttNNNNNNNNNNNNNNNNNNNNNNNNNNNNNNNNNNNNNNNNNNNNNNNNNNNNNNNNNNNNNNNNNNNNNNNNNNNNNNNNNNNNNNNNNNNNNNNNNNNNNNNNNNNNNNNNNNNccaggctggcctcgaactcagaaatccgactgcctctgcctcccaagtgcttggattaaaggcgtgcgccaccacgcccggtgtcttttgtattttcatatgtGAGACCAATACTCATAGGTCATATCCGTCTACATAAAATTCAAAACTCTAAACTCTCATTTCAAATATGCAGAGCTGAAAAGAaggatatgtttttcttttcatttgtattatATAAACTCATCATAAGCACTTATTTCTGTCAGCATGATTCAAAGTTTGGTGAGAAAGTATTCCTTCCTTTCTAACAATTTCTCAACCATTCTGTATAATTTAAGGAGATAGCAATATATGCAATTCTTAAAGTTTGTCTTGCATTGTGTAAAAAAGTTAGGAGATAAATCTGGTATTGTACAGCTTCTAAAGAGGTAAAAATCTCTTTATGTTATCAGAGGACAAATGCAATTATTGATTTAACCCAGGCATGAATCATAAAAGCTAGAGTAATGGCTGACAGGGTAGGATATACCCACTGGTACACTACTgacaaattgttttaaaagtaagtaaCCACTTATGGACTGGATTTAAGGTTTGCTTCACAGACAAATTTAATTCCTAGAATGATATTGAGATCAACTACTGGGACGATATGGGCCATAGGTCCTAGAAAAGTACATATGACTATTTCTCTGCTGCAGATATAGCATGAGCAGGACTATCAATGTCTTCCCAATGTACCGATAGATTACTGTATCTCACAACCACTATCAGAGATGctctttttagaaataaattaagaTTAACATAGATATTGATAGCCAGTCAATGGGTATAGAATTAGGGACTGCGTGCTCAGTTTTCTTCACATCATACCTTTCAACCAAATATCAGGAATTATTAGAGAAGTAGTGGTGTAAGAGCCAATGTGTTCAGAGTGTTCCTAAAGAATCCACAGTGGAAATAAGAGAAAGCATAAAATCTGAGTAAAAtcattctgggaaaaaaaattgaaaacaggaAGGAGGATATGACCATCAATTTTGCTTCTAGCTGAGTAACTGTTGGCAGTTAATTGATGAATACTTTGAGAATCATGGTCAGTTTCCAGGATGTAGTCTTTGAGAAGTTGCCTACTCTCAAGTAGATAACTGTCCTTTATGTATGCATAAAGGAAGGTCTGCGTGGATACAGTGCCTTAAAAAATGGATAAGAACAAATGACTTTTAGGGGAATAGTGGTAAAAGGAtaatatgtcccagtataggggaatgccaaggccagggggtgggagaggatggcttggtgagcagggagggggggaagaaatAGGGGGGGTTtggatgggaaactaggaaaggcaataacatttgaaatgtaaataaagaaaatatctaataaaaataaaataaaataaaaataaaaataatagtaaaagaaGTGATAACagtgcaaaacaaaagaaaagaatcagaaggGAAGACATCAGGAATGAACTTCATCCAAACACATTGTATAAGtgtataaaattcaaaaaaataaaacaaaattgtataTCCCTAATTAAACAATTTCATCACTATTCAACTAATTTGTAAGTTTCATAACAACGAACCCAATCTCTTGGGAAAATACCAGGCAAACATAAACCTTTCACATTTTAATCATGTCTCTGACATTAAAGACTCATAAAACCCTCCAGGGTCATTGACAGATGGCCCTTATGACATCAGATATAGTGTTTACCAACTTCTGTGATAGAGAAGCCATTCTCGGAAAAGTCTGCAGCAGAAATCATGGTCGAGAGCTTATGGCTTCTCAAAACCTGGAGGAATGAGGGCTCTAGATATCCCAGTCCAAAGTTAGTTTCCCTCACAATCAAAAAGCCAAATCCAGTAACAACAGAAAAGATTGTTTTCCCCGCCTCTGGTCTCTACACCTTTACAGATCACCCATGCCATTTGTACTTGCTCTTCTTTGAGACTACAGTAGAGTCAGTAAGGTCACTTATGCTCTTCTCATTTACAAAGGTAAGTATTGAACTGGatgcatgatttttttcctcGAACTAACTCTGAGAGACCCAGTCAGTCTTTGATGCGCCTTGTCTCTTGTCTTTTGTGATTACCACTGATCATGAAGTAGGATGAGGATTGTTAAGGTAGAAGTAGAACCAATATGATACAGAGGCAATAATGGCCATTGCTTTCCTGAATATTGTTCTCTAAGAATTGAATTCATAAATTTATGCATATTTCTGTATCTTTACTTCCATAAAATGTGGAAAGCCAAAGTACAGAGAAGTGTGATCTTGAAGTTATCCTATTCTGGTTCTTAGTCTTTCTTTAATGCTGTAGGTTGAATAAGGCTACAATTTCATTTTCACGTTACAAATTTTACTGTTTTCACAGATATACCCTAAGGAAGAATGGCTGTAGGAAATGCCTCTTCAGTGAAGGAGTTTATCCTGCTGGGCTTGacacagaagccagagttccaactgcctctcttctttctcttcttgggaATCTATGTGGTCTCTGTACTGGGGAACCTGGGCTTGATTATTCTGATTGTTTTGAATCctcacctgcacacacccatgtactacTTTCTCTTCAACCTTTCGTTTATTGATTTCTGCTATTCCTCTGTCACAATCCCCAAAATGCTGATGGGATTTCTGAAGCAGAATATCATCTCTTATTATGAGTGCATgactcagctctttttttttgctttctttgtaatTGATGAATGTTACATTTTGACAGCAATGGCTTATGACAGATTTGCTGCCATTTGTAGACCCCTGCTTTATCAGATCACTATGTCCTATCGGGTCTGCCACTTGATGATGATGGGTGTTTATGTGATGGGCTTTGTGTGTGCCATGGCCCATACAGGTTGTATGATAAGCCTGACCTTCTGTGATGGCAACATCATCAATCACTACATGTGTGACATACCCCCTCTCCTGAAACTCTCTTGTTCAAGCACCTCCATTAATGAGCTTGTGGTTTTCATTGTTGTGGGTGTCAATGTAATAATACCCAGCCTGACTCTGTTTGTTTCTTATACCTTGATCCTTTCCAACATCCTCAGTATGCCTTCCACTGAGGGTAGGTCAAAAGCCTTCAGTACCTGTGGCTCCCATGtaatatctgtttcttttttctttggagCTGCAGCATTCATGTATTTTAAGCCTCACAGTGCATCTGTGGATGAAGATAAAGTATCTACCATATTTTATACCATTGTGGGCCCAATGTTGAATCCTTTCATCTATAGTATAAGGAATAAGGATGTCCACATTGCACTGAGAaaaactttgaagaaaaatatttttacttaagtAGAATCTGTATTCGTTATGGAATCATTCTTAGGCTAAGTGTGATATACAAATAGGGAGCAAACTAAAGAAACAGTTACTTCTCAGACCATTTGTTTATGTTCATGAGCCCTGTATTTGACCCACAGGTTTGAAAAAAACTTGGgtacaattttaaaacaacacaaaaacaatttcaaaaacaaaatttaaaaaatcatttatgtgAGATATTTTGGAATTAAAATTATCACTATGCAAAATTATGTTAATATTGAGGAAATTTCACAAGTAAAGGCTGTGAAATATAAATAACCAATCATCATTTTACAGTAAAGGAAATAATttactttgtaatattttaaatcatattttttcaGCACTGAAAAGTGAGCAAACATATTTGTACAGCCATCCACCAGGGTGTTACATTCCAGCCTTTGAAATAATGAAGATTGAATTACAGAAGACTCGATGTTATTATCCTCAGAAAAGGAAAGATCAAGGGttttcaaatgtatatatttcCTTATTTGCAGGTTATGTGGAGGAGTTCATTCAG contains:
- the LOC110328140 gene encoding olfactory receptor 8B8-like; translated protein: MAVGNASSVKEFILLGLTQKPEFQLPLFFLFLGIYVVSVLGNLGLIILIVLNPHLHTPMYYFLFNLSFIDFCYSSVTIPKMLMGFLKQNIISYYECMTQLFFFAFFVIDECYILTAMAYDRFAAICRPLLYQITMSYRVCHLMMMGVYVMGFVCAMAHTGCMISLTFCDGNIINHYMCDIPPLLKLSCSSTSINELVVFIVVGVNVIIPSLTLFVSYTLILSNILSMPSTEGRSKAFSTCGSHVISVSFFFGAAAFMYFKPHSASVDEDKVSTIFYTIVGPMLNPFIYSIRNKDVHIALRKTLKKNIFT